From Candidatus Nomurabacteria bacterium, one genomic window encodes:
- a CDS encoding alpha/beta hydrolase — protein MPSISKQKLTDSFESSPRLNSPVARFNLLQGLTPQEYLMQAIASSQQDPAELWQRVESKIPETETIQGVEFRRFNWERFDPTKPVLVQLLGFEATLQKGSIAYQGYKIAEACEMPMISFNTPGTGRSVVPNKSARARARIGVFSGIMEGPTKVLRECGVELINIVGFSFGSELAMGLAIAAADQKIKVEKVFVMASPSELKRSRRQLLNAEKVQQALYTSDHLHPYNGEHVGAYGYGESFLGGIALELADLGRYFRHPGVILDYAKGMSMGSALDQRTEAMNRHPNLDITIGVLTNDTVAPAGSTLENAQRLKREFPNRVSYFMLHGEDHGFEDQTERYAHFVKKVLASKTSSSL, from the coding sequence ATGCCATCAATATCAAAACAAAAGTTAACAGACAGTTTCGAAAGTTCACCAAGGTTGAATAGCCCGGTGGCTAGGTTTAACCTACTCCAAGGTTTAACGCCTCAAGAATATCTGATGCAAGCGATTGCAAGCAGCCAGCAAGATCCAGCTGAGCTGTGGCAGAGAGTCGAATCAAAAATTCCCGAAACAGAAACAATCCAAGGTGTAGAATTCCGTAGATTTAACTGGGAAAGATTCGACCCAACCAAGCCGGTGCTCGTGCAGCTACTGGGTTTTGAAGCGACATTACAGAAAGGATCGATTGCCTATCAAGGCTATAAGATAGCCGAAGCCTGCGAGATGCCAATGATTAGTTTCAACACACCTGGCACTGGCAGATCTGTAGTGCCTAATAAGTCTGCTCGAGCTCGCGCTAGGATCGGTGTCTTCTCTGGGATTATGGAGGGGCCAACCAAGGTGCTTAGAGAATGCGGAGTTGAGCTAATTAACATTGTTGGATTTTCTTTTGGTAGTGAGCTGGCCATGGGTCTAGCGATAGCAGCGGCCGACCAGAAGATCAAGGTTGAAAAAGTATTCGTGATGGCTAGCCCATCTGAACTCAAGCGCAGCCGAAGACAACTACTGAATGCAGAAAAAGTCCAACAAGCCTTATACACCTCGGATCACCTACACCCGTATAACGGCGAGCATGTTGGAGCCTATGGCTATGGTGAAAGTTTTCTGGGCGGTATTGCTCTAGAGTTAGCTGATTTAGGTAGATATTTTAGACACCCTGGAGTAATTTTGGATTACGCTAAGGGCATGTCTATGGGCTCAGCTTTAGATCAAAGAACTGAAGCGATGAACCGCCACCCGAACTTAGATATAACTATTGGTGTTTTAACTAATGATACTGTAGCTCCAGCAGGCTCTACACTTGAAAATGCCCAGCGACTTAAACGCGAATTTCCAAATCGAGTTTCATATTTCATGCTACATGGTGAGGACCATGGTTTTGAAGACCAGACCGAAAGGTACGCCCATTTTGTTAAAAAGGTCTTGGCGAGCAAAACATCAAGCTCCCTCTAG
- a CDS encoding DUF192 domain-containing protein: MLSREIVKIKSALRRSNRVILLIVVLAAIGVASSLLLYQQSISTNQAQPTSLGIHLEYAITSVERSRGLSGRPTLDEESGMLFVFESENYYSFWMKDMNFPLDIIWMDSDFRIVDIVYNAPPAGSMPEVTYTSDKPAKYVLEINAGQAQARGYYLGNRLNIDMSSDTQY, encoded by the coding sequence ATGCTAAGCAGAGAAATCGTAAAGATAAAGTCGGCGCTTAGACGAAGTAACCGCGTAATCCTATTAATAGTTGTTCTGGCAGCGATTGGTGTGGCTTCAAGCCTTTTGCTTTACCAACAAAGTATATCGACCAACCAAGCTCAGCCAACTAGCTTGGGCATACATCTCGAATATGCGATAACTAGCGTGGAGCGGAGCCGAGGCTTGTCTGGTCGTCCTACATTGGATGAAGAGAGCGGTATGCTGTTTGTTTTTGAATCTGAAAATTATTATAGCTTCTGGATGAAAGATATGAACTTTCCGCTCGATATCATTTGGATGGACTCAGATTTTAGAATTGTCGACATAGTTTACAACGCTCCACCTGCAGGATCCATGCCCGAAGTTACCTACACTTCTGATAAGCCCGCGAAGTATGTATTAGAAATTAATGCTGGTCAGGCACAGGCCAGGGGCTATTACCTGGGCAATAGGTTAAACATAGATATGTCATCAGACACTCAATATTGA
- the rimK gene encoding 30S ribosomal protein S6--L-glutamate ligase encodes MKIVVLTRQPGYTVKRLREAAKARGHEFKTVKFPECYVEIEKNRPDVRYRGSSLKGVDAVIPRILPGLTPYGSSIVRQFEMMGVYTTARSIAISRSRDKLRSLQIMSKYGVNIPKTIFSRQTSEVDDLIDHIGLPMILKLASGTQGNGVVLVETRKAAKSVIQAFYVNDTSFLLQEYIEEAAGADIRAFVIGGQVVACYERRSLDDDFRSNIHQGGQGKKTFMTPEEKNLAIRAAKSMGLSICGVDIIRSNSGPMVLEVNSAPGLEGIESITGVDIATKIIEYVEANAKQRNRKDKVGA; translated from the coding sequence ATGAAGATAGTTGTATTAACCAGACAGCCCGGCTACACAGTCAAGCGATTGCGTGAGGCGGCAAAAGCACGTGGGCATGAATTCAAAACCGTAAAGTTCCCAGAGTGTTATGTAGAGATAGAGAAAAACCGACCAGATGTACGTTACCGAGGGAGCAGCCTTAAAGGGGTTGATGCTGTAATACCCAGAATCCTACCAGGCCTAACCCCATATGGTTCTTCGATTGTAAGGCAATTTGAGATGATGGGCGTCTACACTACTGCCCGCTCGATTGCAATTAGTCGCTCAAGAGATAAATTGCGCTCACTACAAATTATGAGCAAATACGGCGTAAATATACCGAAAACAATCTTTTCTAGACAAACATCCGAAGTCGACGACTTAATCGACCACATTGGCTTACCCATGATTCTAAAGCTTGCAAGTGGTACACAGGGTAATGGAGTAGTACTGGTCGAGACAAGAAAAGCTGCGAAATCTGTAATCCAGGCGTTCTATGTCAATGACACCAGCTTTTTACTTCAGGAATATATCGAAGAAGCCGCCGGTGCTGATATACGCGCATTTGTGATCGGTGGTCAAGTGGTCGCCTGCTATGAGCGTCGTAGTCTAGATGATGATTTTAGATCGAATATCCATCAGGGTGGACAAGGTAAAAAAACATTCATGACTCCCGAAGAAAAGAATCTTGCTATCAGAGCGGCAAAAAGCATGGGCTTATCGATATGTGGCGTTGATATCATTCGCTCAAATAGTGGTCCGATGGTACTTGAAGTCAATTCAGCACCTGGATTAGAGGGCATAGAATCAATTACTGGCGTAGATATTGCCACGAAAATTATCGAATATGTAGAAGCCAATGCTAAGCAGAGAAATCGTAAAGATAAAGTCGGCGCTTAG